AATAAACACCGTTCATCATCCGAACTGTGCTGGCGCGTACACGGAAATCATCTGTAAGAAACCAGCAGCGCTCCTGTCCTTGATTGTTGTCATACTCTGTATCAATGGTCAGAATGCCATCTTTGCCAAACCAGTAACGACTGACTACCGGAATCTTTTCTACATAGCCTTGGTTGCGAAAGAGTTTACCAGATTGCCCAGTTTCATCATCTGGAACATCAATCAAAACTGCTGCATACTCTGGATTTGGTTCTTGAACATCGGTGTTTCCTTGCCACATAAAGCTAGCACCACCCATTGCTTTAGCTGGGTCAATTAAGTGCTGTTCACAAACTATTTTCACCCGTGGATCATCCTTACTAATGACACCCACATAAAGGTTCGACTCTCCCGACTCATCAGCCGCAGTGTCAAAATGATGCACTGTGCGTTGAATAAACCAGATACCTTCGCTTTTGCGAAAGAAGTCGCTCATTGTTATAGGAGGGATGAGTGGCATTACTTTTCTACCCAAAATGCTTTTCAGTTATCAGTTATCAGTTATCAGTCAAAAACAGATTTGGCAACACTGTTGACTGTTTACTGAGCTAATTCTCGCTCGATCGCAGCTACTAATTGCGAGTCGTTGGGTGAAACGGCACTCTTAAATCTGGCTACAACTTCTCCTTTTTTATTCACCAGAAACTTTTCAAAGTTCCAGGCGACATTGCCCTGCGGTTCTACGGCTTTGGTCAGGTGGGCATAAAGCGGATGCTGTTGTGAACCTTGAGCATGTACTTTATCAAACAATTGAAAGTTTGTCCCGTAGCGGGTGGTGCAGAATTGGACAATTTCTTCATTAGTGCCTGGTTCCTGCGCGCCGTAATCATTGCAAGGAAATGCGAGGATTTCCAGCCCTTGAGCGCGATATTTCTGGTATAGTTCCTCTAATCCTTTGTATTGGCCAGTGTAGCCACAATAAGATGCTACATTGACAATCAACAGCACTTTGCCCAGATATTCGTTTAAGAGCAAGTCTTTGCCATCAATGGTTTTCACAGAAATGTCAGCGATCGTGGTGCTCATGTCAGGTCAATCTGAATTTTTTTGCCACTCCCCATCCTACGACGATTCCCGACAAATTTACCGAGAGATTTTCTCCGGTTCAAGGGACTATAATAATACCCCTAGAGCATCAATTCAGTAATTCAAAACCTAAATTCCATTGTAATAGTTCATTGCTGACAGCCATCAGTCATCACCCAACAACTTCAACCCAGATAATTCATCACAGGTAAGATGATCCACCAACCATCAAAAGAAATTTTAGCTGCCCTCAAAGCAGGGCAAGCTGTCAATCAAGAAGACTTTTACCGATTCGACTTCAGCAGTCTTGAGCTACAAAAAGCAAATTTGAAGCAAGCTAATTTAATTGGAGTTAATCTTAGTCAAGCAGATTTGACTCAAGCCGATCTCAGCGAAGCTGATTTACGAGGAGCAGACCTGAGTAGAGCAATTTTGAAGAACGCCAATTTACAGGGAGCTTATTTATACCGAGCAAACCTGAGTGGAGCAGATCTCAGCGATGCCAATTTAGACGGAGCGAAGCTCCAAGTTTCCCGTTATGATAGTCATACCATTTTTCCGGAAGGATTTGCATACAAAACCTCAGGAGCGATCGGGCCGGGTGCTAACCTCAATGGTGCTGCTCTTAACACTGCTAATTTGCGGAATGCGGATTTGCAGGGTGCGACTTTGCTAGGAGCGTACCTTGGTGGCGCTGATTTGACAGGAGCAAATTTAAAAGGTGCTAAACTCAGCAATGCCGATTTGCGGAAAGCTTTTTTAACTGGGGCTTACTTGCGAAATGCTAGGTTAAATAGGGCGAATCTGGCATATGTTGATTTACGGGCAGCTGACCTGACTAACATTGAGTTTGAGCAGCTAGAAAGCATTGCTGGGGCAGATTTTACTAAAGTGCAGGGACTCAGTGAACAACAGCGATCGCGCCTACTCAGCTACTCTACAGAAGAGTTGGATACTTGGAATTCATTTACGCGCACAACCACGCGGGCAAGTTTAGAAAACGAATAGGGAATGGGGCATAGGGCATAGGGCACTTGTACTCTCACACTTGTGCCAAGCTTGTCCTGAGCGTAGCCGAAGGGCGAAGCCGAGGTAAGGGCGCAGTCGAGGTAAGCCGAAGTATTGGGAATTGGGGAAAAATTTTCTCCCTCATCACCCTCATCACCCTCATCACCCTCATCACCCTCATCACCCTCATCACCCTCATCTCCCCCGCACCCCCGCACCCCTCACTACTTCGCTTGTTTCCGCTCATTACCATACTGTCGCAACTTTTGCAAGAGCTTTTCTTGGGATGAAATAGTAGTAACTGGACTAGCGGTAGGTTCAGGCTGTTTTTCGGCAGTTTCAACAGCAACAGATGAAGGATTTATTGTGTAGGTAGGTAGGGGTTTTTGGTTAGATATAACTTGTTTAGTTGGTGCTGGGCTGGTAATAATAGTCTTTTGTTCATTAACAACAGCAGCTTTCATTGATTCTAGGGTAGCAGCAACCTTTACTTGTTCCTGCATCTGCTGTGTAGAAGACACTAAACCACTAAGGCCATTTACCAATTGGCGTAGATTTTGGCGAAAAGTTGGGTCGCCTGTCAATTCATCTAAATCTGACGTAATTTTTTGGGTGTTTTCAAACGTTAGTCTTGCTGAATCTAAGGTTTGTTGCAGTAAAACTATATTTTTTGGATCGCTTAAGCTTTGAGAAGCATCTCGTAAATTAGCAGAGGCTTGCGCTGCATTTGCCGAAAGAGTTTCAAAATTTTTGAGTAATTCTCCTTGAGTCAATCGATTAACAGCAGGTGATAAGCTAGTGACTGTCACGCGTAGTTGATTGCTGGTTTCAGTGATATTATTCAAAGCCCCAACCAGCGAAGAACGATTTGTAGTTACTAGGTTATCTAGGTTATTTAGCAGACGATTAGCTTGACTTGCTGTTGTACTAAATTGGCCTGCGGTGGCACCTAATTGATCTAAAGTTTTAGTACTGGATGCAGTCAGTTGATTTGTTGCTCGTTGCACCGAATTAGCCGTGGCTGAAAATGTGCCTAGCTGTCGTTCAAAACTCTTGCTCAAAGTTTGGAAATCTTGACTAAGTGCTGCAATTCCGGAAGCTGCTGCTGTTGAACTTTCCAGGACTCTATTGACTCTTTGATAAAATACGGGGTCACTAAATCTAGTAGCTAAATCGGTTGTACTGCGAATCAGTTCATCAACACTAATGCCAATCTGACCTTTTAACCGAGAACCATCACAAATGATGAGGCTAGAATTACAATTTTTGTCTAGTGGTTTGCCGGTTATAGCTTCTGTAGATAGTGAGGTTTTCGGTGTAATGTCGATAATGCTTTCACTAATTAGTCCGCTTTGATTAGCTTCAACTGTGACATTACTGGGTATGATCAGATCTGGGGAAGTAATTTCAATTACCACATCAACAGCATTTGCCCTTGGTTGAATTTGAGAAATATTTCCTACTTTCACGCCACGATAGCGAACTGACGAGCCTTTTTGCATCCCCCCAGCGTTGACAAATTCAACAATAGCTTTATATGAACTACGAGCAGAGGTAATTCTATTTAACCATAGAAAAAGCAACACAAATGTCCCCAGTCCCAGCAGCACAAACAAGCCTACTGAACCTTCTCTCAATGTTCGCCTAGATACGAAGCGGTTTGTTATGATATCTCGCATGTTTTCCTCTACCCAACAACCAATTAAAAGTAGCGAGTTAAGAGTTAGGAGTTAGGAGTTAGGTGTTGATTTTAATTCTCCACTAATAACTTTTCACTATTAACTACTCACTGTTGACTCCTCACTCTTAACTTCTTACTGTTAACTTTCTATCCCACGACTTGAATGGGCCCTTGCACACTGCCACTCATAAATTGTTTGATTAATGGATGGTCTGTGCTGTCTATTTCACTAACTGTACCTTGCCACTGGACTTTACCTTGATAAAGAAACACTAATCTATCAGCTGTGCGACGGATAGTGCTGTCTTGGTGGGTGACAATGGCATATGTACTACATACTCCTTGGGCTATTTGCAAGTGACAGATTAAATCTTCTATCACTGTTGAGGCAATTGGGTCAAGTCCAGCTGTTGGTTCATCGTATAGTAAAACTTCTGGACTATCTTTGGGATTATCAGGGTTAGACATAATCGCGCGGGCAAAACTGACTCGCTTTCGCATTCCTCCAGAAAGTTCAGATGGGTAGAGATTACCTATTTCTGATAAACCTACCATTTCTAATTTTTCTTTAACTAGTTCATGAATGCGCGATCGCGGTAACTTGGAATGTTGATACAATAAAAACCCTACATTCTCGTTCACTGTCAACGAATCAAATAATGCAGCCTGTTGAAATACCATACCGATACTAACCGGATCAACTTGATCCTCAATCAACCCTTCTCGCCGCACTCCTTGAATGTAAATTTCTCCTTCATCAGGATTCAACAAGCCGGCTATCACCCGCAAAATCGTTGATTTCCCGGTTCCTGAAGGGCCAATAATCCCCAGTGCTTCTCCCCGGTAAATTGTCAAGTCCACGTTATCTAAAACTTTATTGCTACCAAAGGTCTTAGAAACGCCTTTGAGTTCAATTAGTGGTTCAGTCATTGGTTAAGAGTCAAGAGTCAATAGTCAATAGTCAATGGTCAGTGGTCAGTGGTCAGTAGTTAGTGGTAAATAAACAACTAACCCTTGCGGGTTCGCCAGTCGCTTATGGGGGAAACCCCCTGTCCCCGCGCTGGCTCACAACTAACAATTGACAACTGACCACTGACAAAGAACAAAAATGCAAGATTTTGATGTCATAGTTATCGGTAGCGGTATCGGCGGTTTATGTGCTGCTGGAATACTTGCTCGTTATGGTAAACGGGTGATTGTTTGTGAAAGCCATACAATTGCTGGAGGTGCAGCCCA
Above is a window of Nostoc sp. UHCC 0702 DNA encoding:
- a CDS encoding phycobiliprotein lyase, which codes for MPLIPPITMSDFFRKSEGIWFIQRTVHHFDTAADESGESNLYVGVISKDDPRVKIVCEQHLIDPAKAMGGASFMWQGNTDVQEPNPEYAAVLIDVPDDETGQSGKLFRNQGYVEKIPVVSRYWFGKDGILTIDTEYDNNQGQERCWFLTDDFRVRASTVRMMNGVYLMTYCSERRCVSNETLTQMIQRNLSRE
- a CDS encoding glutathione peroxidase codes for the protein MSTTIADISVKTIDGKDLLLNEYLGKVLLIVNVASYCGYTGQYKGLEELYQKYRAQGLEILAFPCNDYGAQEPGTNEEIVQFCTTRYGTNFQLFDKVHAQGSQQHPLYAHLTKAVEPQGNVAWNFEKFLVNKKGEVVARFKSAVSPNDSQLVAAIERELAQ
- a CDS encoding pentapeptide repeat-containing protein, producing MIHQPSKEILAALKAGQAVNQEDFYRFDFSSLELQKANLKQANLIGVNLSQADLTQADLSEADLRGADLSRAILKNANLQGAYLYRANLSGADLSDANLDGAKLQVSRYDSHTIFPEGFAYKTSGAIGPGANLNGAALNTANLRNADLQGATLLGAYLGGADLTGANLKGAKLSNADLRKAFLTGAYLRNARLNRANLAYVDLRAADLTNIEFEQLESIAGADFTKVQGLSEQQRSRLLSYSTEELDTWNSFTRTTTRASLENE
- a CDS encoding MCE family protein, which encodes MRDIITNRFVSRRTLREGSVGLFVLLGLGTFVLLFLWLNRITSARSSYKAIVEFVNAGGMQKGSSVRYRGVKVGNISQIQPRANAVDVVIEITSPDLIIPSNVTVEANQSGLISESIIDITPKTSLSTEAITGKPLDKNCNSSLIICDGSRLKGQIGISVDELIRSTTDLATRFSDPVFYQRVNRVLESSTAAASGIAALSQDFQTLSKSFERQLGTFSATANSVQRATNQLTASSTKTLDQLGATAGQFSTTASQANRLLNNLDNLVTTNRSSLVGALNNITETSNQLRVTVTSLSPAVNRLTQGELLKNFETLSANAAQASANLRDASQSLSDPKNIVLLQQTLDSARLTFENTQKITSDLDELTGDPTFRQNLRQLVNGLSGLVSSTQQMQEQVKVAATLESMKAAVVNEQKTIITSPAPTKQVISNQKPLPTYTINPSSVAVETAEKQPEPTASPVTTISSQEKLLQKLRQYGNERKQAK
- a CDS encoding ABC transporter ATP-binding protein; the encoded protein is MTEPLIELKGVSKTFGSNKVLDNVDLTIYRGEALGIIGPSGTGKSTILRVIAGLLNPDEGEIYIQGVRREGLIEDQVDPVSIGMVFQQAALFDSLTVNENVGFLLYQHSKLPRSRIHELVKEKLEMVGLSEIGNLYPSELSGGMRKRVSFARAIMSNPDNPKDSPEVLLYDEPTAGLDPIASTVIEDLICHLQIAQGVCSTYAIVTHQDSTIRRTADRLVFLYQGKVQWQGTVSEIDSTDHPLIKQFMSGSVQGPIQVVG